The following is a genomic window from Cryptococcus neoformans var. neoformans B-3501A chromosome 12, whole genome shotgun sequence.
AAGGACAagttgggagaagaagaggtgggagTATGAGGCGAAGTGTGAAAAAAGAGGCATCAACACCGAGCTCCATCGACGAGTGCCGCACTAGCTTTCCCGAAAAATCGGGGTGATGTATGACGAAACGTCGTGGAATAGAAAAGGGACTCACCAGACATGTTTTGTCTCCACTCTTATCTTTCTATACGCCGTTGCTTTGTCTGGATCCCAAACTACTTCTGTAAAGCGATTCGTTGTCGAAGAACAGGATAcgtttgttgttgctgtgAAACAGGCGAACCAGGTGACTGAAAATCGACAATCGACGGATGTGTTTCGTCTCGTCTGATGCGGAAGTCCCTCCTTTCAAAAGTTCCCTTTCAAGATATGTGCGTTTGCAGTCTTGTAATAGACAAGAGGTTGTTATTGAGATGTCAAGAATTGAAAGTAGAATGATGCCAAGGATTTGTTTATTTATTGTTTTGGAAAATCGATATTCTATCAATATGGGCGGTGAACGGATTAAGCGCAGCGTTGTCGCTTGAGCTTTTTGACCCTTTTTTCCCTATTCGGATGAGCGTAATTTGGTGGCTTTGTTTGGTTCTCCCCTGATGCGCTGGGTGGGTAGTGCGATATGTATGTCTCTTGTTGGAATacagaaagaggaagagggaagcgTTGCACGTCTTGCCTGTCATCTTGTTCCAGCAGCTTCTTTCCGCCTGCTAATAAGTATTAGTGCCGTGGGTCCGGTTCGTCCCTGTGCTCCGGTAATGTCGAGCTAAATGTTATATCCGCTTGTACATACAACCTCCCCTGTATGCATACCTATATCACCATGCCTCACCACCTTCTTGATCCTCTAGAAGTGTGCTCGTGTGCATACAGTCTCGGATTCAACGGAACCCATCATCCTTATATATCACAATAGAGAGAGCAGCAGGGAGTGCGCGCTCAGGTCTTTTGGAATCCTCAAAGTCTGGCCCTGGCCCAGACTGGCTGAGACAAACCGCAAAACGGTTGACTTACGTAACACAATAAAATGACTAAGCACGCTGGAACCCACTGAGATCGGGACATGTGGGCGGACCGTGGTGGTGCATGCTGGCGAGTTACGTTTTTGCTGTAAATTCGACCCGCGTTTGCTGTAAGTTCAAAATGCATCACCGTGTATGCTGTAATTTGTGCTTTGTTTGCTGTAATTTCATTCAAATCCTCATATCTCCTTCATTTATGCATACTATGCTTAGCTCTTATGTGGTAGCCAGAGATCGGCTCTATAAGTTATATTTTACCAGGGGCGTGCATGCATTGAGAAAATCGGCAAGTATCGATGATTTCATTTTCCCCCTTTTGCGCCCACTGCGTCCGTTTTTATAAATTCACAGAGCAGTCAGTTCATCTCCAAACCAGCCCAACTTCCTATCATACCTCTGTGACGCATTGAGAATTGTCTGGAAGCAAAAGAATTGGACAGGAAGGCGTCGTGTCCGCAAAGTTGACATCTGAAGAACAACGGACCCGGATCtgaagaagtgggagaATGCTGGCTGGCGTGTTGCGTGCTGAGATGGGACTTGATTGGCGAAACGCCTAAGTGCAATCAAGTCTCACTTCTCTCGGTCGCTGCGTCAACTATGGCAATGATCCTGATGAGAGGCGACATATCGTCTTTTAGAGTTGGATGGTCGCCCGACATGGTCAACGAAGGGCTGTTCAGAATGATCGAATATGGGGCCTTGGAAGCCTTCGATCTTTAATTTGGATAACAAGCAAGTTAATGATATGACTCAGAATGCAGGTAGGATGATACCCTCGAGTATGGCAGAAAAAATGTGTGCAGCCAAGGGTGGAAACCTGTACCTCTTTACGTTCAACCTGTACCTCATTACGTTCTCTCAAAAAGTAAAATACATGCAGTAGTTAGATGAAGAAAATAGACTTAATCGAACAACCTGATAGCGTAACTCTATTCAtccctcgccctcttccttctctcttcatccctgtCTTCGGCAGTCCTCTTACCACCTCTTCTGGCAGCATCCATAAACTGCTCCACACCGAACGGATCGGCGGATCCATCCAATGCCACGATAgtatccttctcgaactGGACAGGTCCTTCCCTCGCTTCGACTCCTTCAGCACCTTCGAACCCTCTAGTCGCATTACCCAATTGGAACCTGTCTTTGGACATCTCCTCTTTGATACCTTCTTCCGTACCACCACCAAATGATTCGTCGTTACGTGATGAGCCTGCAGGGCGGTAaatggcggcggcggcagaGGATCCGGCAAAGAGGGGCTTGTCATAGAGGTTGTAAGAGTCTTCAGAGGCAAAGCCTGTAGAGAGAGCTTCTCGGTTGAAGAGACGGGAGTCGAGCAAGGTCTCCTTGGAAGCAGAAGGTTTGGCAAGGCCAAGAGCAATCTTTTCCGAGATATCTCGGTTCGCTTCTCTGTATTGAGAAGCAGGTTAGCAATCAtaataaaataaaataaatGAAACACTGACTTGGCAAGCATCTTGGCCCTCATCTCTGAACCCATATTagacatcctcatctccttctctctttccctcctcttctcttctctgacAATATTTCGCTCCCTGAtcgcttcctcatcctcttcttcctcgtcgctctcctcttcagaTCCGGACTCACTGCCGTAGCCACCCAGGTTGATACCAGTTTCTGCGGGTAGCCTGGAAGCAGACGCAGCCGCAACAGATCCTGAAACTGAGGATGACAAGCCTGATCGATCTTCTCGCGCTCGCTGGGCCAATAACCgcaactcttcctccttacTGGTCTTTTGTTTCTGCGCAAGCAACTGTTGTAACTGCGCCCTCGCCctgacttcttctctgATATGTCTATCGGCAATATACAATGATTCTGAGAACTTGGCAAAATTGTCATTGATATGCACATCTTGCAAACCTCGCCCATCGGCTGCAAGACGCTTGTCGAGAGGAATGGTGTAACCCTTGTTGTTCTTCCAATTGGAGATACAAGGAGGAATCATCCAGTCCTTCTGGTCTTGGGCAGTAGCAGCACGAGGTGGAGATTGAAGAACAGGGGGAGGTGGCTCGGCGGGACCACGGGGAATCTTCTTGTGCTTGAATCTTGGTGGCTCGAGGGGGTCTTCTTGAACCTCCGTCATCTTGATGATTCTCTGCTTTCCTTCATCGGCACTTTGGTTGGCGGGGGTGTATCGAATGTAGGTGGCGTCGCTGTTGGTCTTGGGAACATGTTTGGGCTGCGCAGCCTTGATCTTGCCGTGGGTAATACGTTCGAGAGCGAGTCGCGTTCGCTCAGCAGTTTCAGCAACAGAAAGATCGTCTGGTCGTTCCATTTGGCGCTCGGATTCAGTCACATCGGTACGATTGGCCAAAGGGACCAAGTCTAGTCATCCATAAGCCAATCTCCCGTGGTAAACTGATAGTGTGGCAACTCACCCTTGAAGCTGGACTGTACCCGAGACCCGGGGGCTCTCCCATGTTGCGCGATAGCATCATATCTCACCAGCCCATCCTGGTCTACTTGCAAAGCCAAAGTTGATCCTTGCcctttgttcttctttcccataTC
Proteins encoded in this region:
- a CDS encoding hypothetical protein (HMMPfam hit to SKIP_SNW, SKIP/SNW domain, score: 353.6, E(): 2.7e-103), with amino-acid sequence MIHSHNNNLSFCSQLITVRKMAALTRALPAPLHTSTTEYEEVPAPLPATPGPQLPKYGQRKGWKPKTAADFNGGGAYPECHVAQYPLDMGKKNKGQGSTLALQVDQDGLVRYDAIAQHGRAPGSRVQSSFKDLVPLANRTDVTESERQMERPDDLSVAETAERTRLALERITHGKIKAAQPKHVPKTNSDATYIRYTPANQSADEGKQRIIKMTEVQEDPLEPPRFKHKKIPRGPAEPPPPVLQSPPRAATAQDQKDWMIPPCISNWKNNKGYTIPLDKRLAADGRGLQDVHINDNFAKFSESLYIADRHIREEVRARAQLQQLLAQKQKTSKEEELRLLAQRAREDRSGLSSSVSGSVAAASASRLPAETGINLGGYGSESGSEEESDEEEEDEEAIRERNIVREEKRREREKEMRMSNMGSEMRAKMLAKEANRDISEKIALGLAKPSASKETLLDSRLFNREALSTGFASEDSYNLYDKPLFAGSSAAAAIYRPAGSSRNDESFGGGTEEGIKEEMSKDRFQLGNATRGFEGAEGVEAREGPVQFEKDTIVALDGSADPFGVEQFMDAARRGGKRTAEDRDEERRKRARDE